Within the Erigeron canadensis isolate Cc75 chromosome 6, C_canadensis_v1, whole genome shotgun sequence genome, the region CGCTAGGGGCTGCCACCCCTTGGATCTGCTCCCACGGGTGCTACACCCGTATCCCCTAAGTTTATAATAAGCTCAGATAGGTGTGTACTTCGTACCTCCAagcctatatgatgtattattataaaaattatggtCAAACAAGTTTACCCAATTATACTAAAATATCCAACCATGTCTAGTGACATGGATATATGAGATTTTTCCTTAGagatatacggagtatatcGCTTTACGAAATGCAGATTAGATTAAGACAAGTAGTCTATCCTGCATCATTGTCTCGTAGATTGGAGTCCGGCCAATTCAAAACGCgtctttaaataataataataaaaacttctTAGTAGCTATACATGAGTAGTTTTACATTTATACGAACGCTCGATCTCGACCTACTTCTTCTAATTTAAGAGAGATTAAAGATACGAAAGTATATGCGAAAGTAGAGCTAGCACATGAAGGCATACAAAAAACTAGATCGTGTTTCACATTTTGAGCCATTGATAGCGATCGATCCCATCGTGtctagttttttatatattttaattttaattttataaatataataaagttaTAGATGGTGGCATGCTTTGCCAGGTGTTGGGGTACTAGTAgaatttatacaaatatataaacacaaaTCTTTCTCTCCCACCATTCTCACATGATCTctaatctctctatatatatatccaatctttctctctatatatcCAATCTTTAAAGTTACAAGTAAGTGGGAAAGTATAGTCTTATAGATAAGCAACACAAAAAAGAGAAAGTGAGTAATATTATTTCCATAAATGGAAAGTATTAACCACCTTAAACAAGACGGGGCAACGGTGTTAACTACCACCAAATTACCTTCAAGATTTAAGAGAATTTGTGTCTTTTGTGGAAGCAGTTCAGGCAAGAATCCCGTTTATCGCCATGCCGCCATCCAACTTGGCAATGAATTGGTACGacatctctatctctatctagTAGTAATAAATTTCACGTTACTGATCAGAGATCTTTCTAGAAGCAGTCTCTAGTTTTCTCAATATCCAGCTGAGATTAAGTATCgttatatattgtttagttAAAACTAAACTTGTGTTTTCCCTTTTACCCGGCCTACGTACAATTTGATCATTTTGGGGGttgaaaattaatttttgtGGAGTTTTTTATGCAGACtgtataaattaacaaaataattgTGGTATATTAATCCAAAATTGTGTGGTATCTATATGACCATCTTCTATATATTTGATAATCTTATGCTAGATAGTACAAAGTATATGcaaatagaatataatataatgattatGATAACAATCTTTGTTATGTCATAGGCTTGTCATATATATTCACTAATTATGTGCATCTAAAAATGAGCTAATAGATTTCTGGTAATTAAGTACATACATGCAGTCCTAAATCCTAATGAACCCATGCATTTGACAATCAGTCGATATTTTTGTCACACTACAAAATGCCAAGTTTGATTATTGCTAATATGTAATTCAATTGATCTTTTCCCACTAGTtgtgtttattttttgtaatctgtttatttattcattcatattatatataagaaaagctTTATATCCCAAAAATCGGTTTTCTTTTGGTATTTTGTGCGTGTATAATATATGTGGGTCGTCTTAATTTCAGCTAAATGTGACGTGGCATAGGTCGATTGCTGGTCATGTATGCAACACTCAAAAgtctaaaattatatatgttgttcaatatttaatgaaattaaattgAAGTAGcatgtatatatgatatatatatatatatacaagttgcgTATAAACTTAATTAATGCTCTACTTATTTAATTGAGTTCTTTtgttaaactatatatattagaagtatatatattcatcatgGACTGGAATAggctaaacatatataaaatacctTTAGTCCATTTTTGACACGTAAGTAAACCTTGTTCACTGCTTTTTATTCGTTTATGGTGcatatattcataatatataataaaataatataataataattaaaataatatataagctAGAATTAAAGAAggccatacatatatatatttgaaccaTTACTttagtcaaagtcaacaaaagCGAAAGGCTTTGTTTAATTAGTAAAAATGGCCTTCACAAAGGCTTTGTTTAATTAGTAAAAATGGCCTTCACAAACATCGTCTTTATAAGACAAATATGAAATATGGCACATACGAGTATACAACCACCCAAATTCTACCATAATTTGATAATTAAGCATGAGTAATGCTTTATACAAGTATACATTTTGTagtataatatgtatatttgttatgatggcaaaaaaattattataaatttattattatcttaaacctataaaaaaatcaatactcaacaaaaaaataaagtaaaagaaaaaatttaaaattgaaatgaCTCGTGTAGAACCCGACGTAGACACATCCACCTCGGTCCAACGACCTCACTTTCATCTCTAAACGACACCACCCATATGATGGATGGTTGACCCTGGTACGGCTTCAACGTTGAGGTGGTGTGCCTCATTACATcataaaactttcaaaatatataaattggcTACTTAGCTAGTTGTtggttgtagacttgtagtagATGTGTATTGGATGTTTGTTTGTGGAGACAAAAAGGCAACATACTTTTGGTGTTTTTATGAAAAAGGTGTAACCTTACCTCTTGTACGATTTATGTCATGCTATATCCTATGAAAGAACATGTCAAAACATTATCGAGTTAGGTACATTACTACACACAATATAATGATTTATATGTGTGTTTTATATGCCGACAATTAATGTTTTGGCTTCTTTCTAAAGGAAATTAGTCAACATATACTAGTATTTTGTTTCTTATCGTTATTATATGTTTTGAATCTATAATGACATACTTAGATACTTATTGGATCGGTCACCAAAGATCAACAATAGTTAGGTGCCGTCTAATCGTCTATCTAtatactagccttgtacccgcgaTGTGGCGGGGCATAAGAATAAAACACTGGTTAAGTAGCGgtatcgtgttattacatgaatgtatgattcaactcaagtgtttcttagtccggtAGAAAGTGCAAACCACCGTGTGTTTTTGTGGTATATTATGTGAGCAACTTCAAGGAAGGGAAGAAACACacataaggttttttttaagggtatttttggaatttcaaAGATAAAGTTTTgatggtagtatagattaaatgGGTAAATTatagattttaaaggtagagtgttaaattttggaaggggtagtttgtttatatagttgTTATAAGATAAGAGCAGATATGAATGTAAGACATAGAAAGACCCAAAATGTCATATCAACTGCGTATCAACTTTCATCATTTCAAGGGTTTTAggccttaaattttttttattatttaataattaataagaactATAAACAAGtccatatattatattgtaggagactatacatatataagttatatttatatttatatgaacgAGCTATATTCTCCGTGTGTTGCACCGAATATAAACTATTGAAAATACAAATAAGACCGTTAGTAACGTGGAGTGTTAAGACAGGGTTTCGTGTTTAAAAGGTATTGTTATAGTATAAAAAAATGGAAACATCAAAATaaagaaatgtatatatacatgataattaaattaatttagttaatttaatATGATTGGAGAATATTGAAATGTGGCAGGTTGAAAGGAAGATTGATTTAGTCTATGGAGGAGGAAGCATTGGGTTGATGGGCCTGGTTTCCAAGTCCGTGTTTGATGGTGGTTGCCACGTCTTAGGGTATATatactactactactttttACTAATACACTCTTTTCTTAATTTCATTATCAAAAACATGTACATATTTGCATGATAATTATAAAGTCGAAAATCTTTTGACAACAATACTATTATGATGAggagttaaattaaaatcttgttaatacatttttttggttttttttatctaGTATGTTAatacattttttggtttatatttCATTGTGACCAAAAACTTGTTTATGGCTTAAACCCCAATTATATTAATGTAATATGTTTTGAAAAATTCTTTATTGTTCTTCAATTGTAGTTATAAAATACTAGATATATCTGTATCCATTTTTTCTAGCTATGCAAATAATGcatcttttctctttttttcattAGGAAAACCAAAATGTTaataacttttttcattttgttgGTAACAGTATTTAGGACCTTCAATAATAACCAAGTGTGTTTATAAAAACTTGTACCTCATTGTTAAAAGATGTAGATAGGAGAAAATACCCTGATACCACATTGGCAAGATATATACAAGCCGCATAACTCATGCCCCAGTAAAACTCCTCCAAATACCCCACAAATAAGCGTTATTTATGGTTAAATATCCTCAATCATGCTTGCAAACCTTTTGCACCCCATCAATCATAAGGGGTAAACATGGTGGGGTCCGACTTTGTATGAGACGATTGGCCACTTGAGCTAACCAGGCTAACTCAAAGTGGTTGTAAATGGAGAAATATAGGGTCAGATTTTTTTAGTACAATATTGTGCATTTAACAATGTATTCGTGTCATTTTCAAATCCTTCACTTTTAGTTAATACCAATTCGTATTATATGATAACTGATTGTCTAATTTACCATGTCCTTTGTGCTGCATTGCAGAGTTATACCTGAAGTGCTTATGTCCAAAGAGGTAATTAATTACCATTTAGTCTCATAAATTGCTTAGTTTTCTTATACTATGTAGAAATCAGACTAATGTTGGAAACCTCAGATTATTGGAGAAACTGTTGGTGATGTAAAATCAGTGTCGAATATGCATCAACGAAAAGCCGAGATGGCACGCCAAGCTGATGCATTTATCGCATTACCTGGTACTAATTTGTTTGCAAAGTTTTAAATTTCTAGGAAGATACATGTCTTCAGTATTTGATTTTGACAGAATACAACAACTTGAAAGTTTTGCAAATCTACAGGTGGGTATGGTACACTTGAGGAGCTTCTTGAAGTCATTACATGGGCACAACTTGGAATCCACCAAAAACCGGTAATTGATATTTTCATAACGCGGGCACAAGTAGAATACGCAGACATATGTATACACATCACACGTGCAATACACTGGTATACCATACATACATTTTACATCACATACGTACAAAATTGTTTATCATTTTGGGTATGTACTATACAGGTAGGATTATTGAACGTAGATGGATACTACAACTCGTTACTGTCTTTCATAGAGAAGGCTGTTGATGAAGGTTTCATCACCCCTGAAGCCCGTCGGATTATTGTCTCTGCCCAAACCGCTCATGAACTCTTGTCCAAGTTGGAGGAGTACAACCCAGAACATAATGGGTCAGAAGCTAAGTCGAGTTGGGAAATAGAGCAACAATTGGGATACACCATAAAGTCAGATATTGCACGTTGACTTAATATCATCCCTTCAAACCCCAACAGAAAACCATTAACTACCATTAGATTGGAAGGTCACAAGAAGTTTGTTCTGATTTGTTTAACAATCGATCTCAACTTTCCTGATTGAATTTGTGGATTCTTTTACATCATGTATATTCAGTTGTGCCGAGTGAATTGATTTGATAGTACATTAGGAAGAAACAAAGGCAttgttttacataattttagcTATATAGTTTGAAACACAAAGTTGTTTTACTATACACATATTTTCAGATGTTGTAATGAACTATACAGTTTAAACACAGTTttgataaaatttgtttgataaATTGTTGGAAATAATCTCTGCTTGTGTTGTATAGAGAAATAAAATGGGAAATTTTGCCCTTTGTTCTGCTTAAAGTAGCACTCGGAGAATTTGGCAAGAGGCTGCACATGATAGCTTCTGTTGTCTTCCTGTACTAAACTAGGTTTCTAGATGAAAGAAGCTTTACCCTGTGAACAGAACCTTCACCCGATCCAAATACTAAGAATAGAGGCTCAcattgatttttatatttacaaactaatttttaaatatacgcTTCTTAGGGCCTTTCCAGGCAGTGCCATCTCCCAAGGGCAATCCAGTGAAAGAAATATTCACTTGTAACCTTGTGTCGTAGGTGGCAAATATCATTTCATGTACTGATGAACAATTCATCTCTAACAGTCTAAAAGAGTAGAATAAAATAAAGGATctcatttgaaaaaaataaccTCCCTGTGACGTAGCAAGGTTTTCTAACGTTGGTATGCAGCACCATTGCAAACTATTTCTCAGGTACAATAACTAAAACATTTATGTTTACATCTTGAAAGGGAATTTTAAGATATGCAGATATACCCacctttaataggttttatTATCTAGGCATTTGAATACATTTTGGACGATGTTCAAGCTATTTGACCCATCTGACATGCTTAACCCGTATGACCCTTTTTTTAGTTAACAAATTAGAATTAAAACATAACACTAACTGACCATATGTATAGAAATGGGTCAAACATCCAAAACTTTTATAGACTAAAAATGAATGAAAGAAAACTTACATGAGTTCCAGGTAAACTTGTTATCGCAACTGAACCATGTAGTATTTCCCCAATTAGCATGGTCTTCTCCATCATATCCGGTAACAAAGTCAAGATATGTGCTGTTTGAACCTAAGTAATTGGCTTAGTGACGAATTAGGGTTACACAATCATTACTCTCCTGATAAATCAGTGCGAACCTAACAAACTCTTAGCGAGTTTAAGGTGGAATGATTGAGTAATAAATATGAGATGGATGTCGATATGATTGAATCTTGATTGTCTGTAAGCATTGAATGTGAATTGAATTCGATGTGTTGAAATGAATCCTTAAAAGTATTTATCTATGAATACTGAGAAAGTCTTAAGCCTCTTTCTAATATTCTTGTATAGTGAACTCTCTTTTCTAGTTATAATATACAGTGTTTATACATAAAGGCTAAATCCACCCTCAACTCATGTGATTCAGTGTACATTGGGCCGCCCATGATCATCAAACAGGATGACCtatcttatattaaaaaataagatatccatatatatgtaaaggAAGCCTGTTTACTTTGGCTCGCTAGCAAGATTCGGCAGCGGGGAGGGAAAGAAAAAAGGGGCCGACCCTAATAGGGTCCGACCCGGTGTCTCACCCGGTTTCTCACCCGGCTCccatccatttatatatatatctccacATATTTATATAGGGCGGCGGTAGCATCAAGGGGGAAGGGAAAATCCGACCCTATTAAAATCCGATCCTCCCATCTCACCCGGTTTCTAACCCGATTTTGTAAGTACCTTCGTGATCGATCTGTATTCCTTTCCTTTTTCTGACGGACATGTCCTTGTGATCCCGACCCGCCGGCTTATAGATATCAAGGGACATAGAAACGTGTATGGatcttattcttttctttttctagccGACCCTAATAGGGTCCGACCCGCTATTCTACTTCGCCGCCCGGTCTTCTCGACCCGGAATTTGATCTCGTCGACCCGATCACGCCGACCCGGTCCTTGATCTAGTCGACCCGATCTTGCCAGGTTCAATCTTGCCGACCCGGTGATGTTGTCGACCCGGTGTTCTATCTTTTGCATATTTCTTTTAATCCCGAGATATCTATACGGGATCAAATCCCCCcaagtttagatataaaaaatttagacagattttttatatgtaaacttTACTCCTTTTTTCTGTGC harbors:
- the LOC122606274 gene encoding probable cytokinin riboside 5'-monophosphate phosphoribohydrolase LOGL10 codes for the protein MESINHLKQDGATVLTTTKLPSRFKRICVFCGSSSGKNPVYRHAAIQLGNELVERKIDLVYGGGSIGLMGLVSKSVFDGGCHVLGVIPEVLMSKEIIGETVGDVKSVSNMHQRKAEMARQADAFIALPGGYGTLEELLEVITWAQLGIHQKPVGLLNVDGYYNSLLSFIEKAVDEGFITPEARRIIVSAQTAHELLSKLEEYNPEHNGSEAKSSWEIEQQLGYTIKSDIAR